The following nucleotide sequence is from Leucoraja erinacea ecotype New England unplaced genomic scaffold, Leri_hhj_1 Leri_1529S, whole genome shotgun sequence.
TCAACTAGGACAAGGTACTGTTTGCTATGCCACTCGAAATTGTCAGTCGCAACTGTGTACCAGGGTATGTCCGGTGTGGGGTGTGAGAAGAGCGGTTGTTTGGGCTGGTGCGAAGCTAAGCTGTTGCAAACCGCGCAGGCTTCGACTTAATCACGCATCCCAGGCCGGAAGAACATACTTTTTGCTCACTGGATAGTTGCTTCCACCCCGGGATGGCCCCGTGGATGTCCTCGAAATATGTGATGCGCAGAGATGCCGGAATAACTGCCTTGAGTCCCTTCACCACAATGCCGTCCTGGAAAACTAGTTAGTCGCGAACCGGGTAGAACGGGCAAATTGGAGGCAGCTGGAAGTGTTTGTCTGACCAACCATGAAGGATGACAGTGGAGAGCGACTGTTGCGATTTGGCTTCAGCCGTTTGTGCTGCAAGGTGATCAAAACACGCGGATGGAAGGTAAGACACCATCATAACCACATAACCATCGTCCTGACAGGTACTTCTCGCAGCTGCCTCGCGGTGACTGTGACAGGGTGACGGCTAAGTACACGTCCTTTATGTGTTTGTAAATCAGTTTTATGTCATACCTTTGTAGTTCCATCATCAAACGTTCTAAGCGTGTAGGGGCCGCGTGCATTGGTTTGTTCAGGATGCTGACCAAGggctggtggtcagtttcaattgtGACCGGGTTCCCAAAGATAAAGttcttgaatttcttgcaggcaaaaGGTATGGCGAACATTTCCTTTTTGATCTGATCGTAGCGCCGTTCTGTGTCAGACATTGTGTGGGAGGCATAGGCGACAGGTCGGGCGGGACCCTTACCTTCATTTTGTAGGCAGACAGCACACAGCCCGTACTGGGTAGCATCGCAAGTTAGGGTGCGGGCTGCTCAACATCGAAGTATgtgtcaaaggacaaaggacatttattatcacatactccaattggtgtagtgaaatttgacttgtcatttgcagcacaccaataaaaataagacacaacattaaagaatttaacaatagggaggttgcacgcagTCGAGGTCATGACCCGTGATGCGTACTGTTGCAAtgcaacgccaactggagtacacacgGTGCactgcaggtaagcatttactaCGGCTGCCTGTACAACGGGCCCTTCTTCTAGCCCAGCAACCGGACTGGTTGCATACCCGCGGACCCCAGGACATCTATTCCCGCGGCCAGGGGTGGGAGGCGAACGCAGGGTCGGTGTGTCAGTGCAGCGCGGCcaatgactctgggtgggcggagggagcagACCGCCCCCAACTCTGCTGTAGCTGACGTTGCCCCGCTCCGACCTCGGCCCCGGTCCCGCTCCATCCTGGCCCTGCTCGGCCCCatgtgtgggcgctgccgacctACAGCCCCGTGACAGTGCGGCCCACAGAGGGAGACGGGGTGGAGGGCAgccgtggccggacagcgctgaccccgggtgggagagtgggggctgtcccgaggggtgctccttcggccgcttacaccttggtgctcgagTTCAGAGCAAACCTTCCCActttcaatgacagcacccacaaatatttatagcacaaaaaatgacaattttggcgttttttaacaggtaataAGGTACGCGTTCCGTGTGTTAAGTGTGTGCCAgatgctgccatgtcctccacatggattgagctccTTGTGCGTTATGcactttgacccgatgaccttacgtgcaacctccctataaacataaaaacatgccCCCAcattggttcccactgtgagggaaggcacaaagtccagtcctaacCCCtgctcacccatggtcgggcctatttgaggccttcaCAGTTGCCACTACGGCAGCctatgcttcaggccctctcgtcggatgatggaactccggcgtgggcagaaccctctcagcggcttggagtgtctggaatggccgcttcctccccggagaatgcggctcccgaagtccacaggccgcactgGTTGgagctcggcgagagatcccaggctccacagtGTTTAAAGTGCAGCGCAGccccgcagctggacgctccactgaacgcagctccgcaatgttggaatcggcggtctcagcactcctcagcccaccgcacggcgacccaggtaaggcatcgcccgctctgtgatggcgcttcagcgctgtgccaccactgaagtcccagcaggaaacgccgctccaggcccgtggtaggccgtgaggaaggggcgaagatgcggctcagagaacagtcgcatctccgaccaggtagggactgagaaaaaaaaagtttcccccttccctgccccctcaccccccacatataaaagattagacctccaaaacaaacactgttaactcactaaaaataaagtaAAGGGTGTAAGGaataacagctgctggcagggcagctacATTCGACGGCGCCCCTTTCACTGAGAGTGGGAGTGCAAGACATTTGTTGTTTGAGTGAAACAGGAAACAGTGTCCCTAAACACTAAATCGCTTTTAAAAGACTCCCACTCGTCAGGTATTGTTTTACCCGCTGACATTTGCTCCCAATCTACTTTTGCTGAGGGCTCACTTGCACTATTGAAATCAGCATTCTCCATTTTAGCTTAACCTGAAGATAAACTTTATCCTTTTCCATAACTGCTTTGAAGCATACATGGTGAtcatgttttaaaaatacccgtaAATGACATTTCCACCACCTACCCAGTATAGGTAGTTTGTGAAATGTCACCACAAGTTAATGGACCTCCATCTTCACAGTTCAATtcccttttgtttcagattctgtCGACGTCAGTGGGGTTCTGGATGCACCAGAGGTGATGATCAATGGCACCATATTTACCAGCAAGTGGTGCCATATCTGTAAGATCTACCGTCCCCCAAGATGTCGACACTGCTACAGCTGCGATGTGTGTATAGAGGTAAAATCTAGAACAAATTTGATCCATTGTTCTTTGAGGAATTCTCCTTGATTGATTGTTCGGAGTTATGAAAGGTCACTGCAGTTCAGAGTGCCTGCTCGGAGAGCAGTGGGTAAAGTATATACAGTGTCCGTGGGCAATATTTTGGGCATCTGTTTTTCTGTAACAAGCCTGCCACAAAGAGTTATAGACAAATGTCCTCGGGCAATACTTGGCCTGAAAAAGTGACCGAAGATAACACCATGATCGTTTCTCTCAGTTCGGAACAGGGCCTTGTTAAGTAAATGTTTCCACTTGCCCATTATGGGATCCCTGACCATGTCAGCCAGTTTGAGGGTAGCTATAGATGAGCAATACATGCTAGCCAAGCCAACGATGCTGAGTTGTTGTGAATGAATTAGTTGGAGATAGCACAGTCCAGAATCACACAGTTGTGTTCTGTTcggcagagtcatacagcatgcacaCAGGCCTTTTGATCCAATTTGcccaccaaggtgccccatctaccctaATCCCAACTGCCCACATgtgacccatgtccctctaaaccttttctatccatatacctgtccaaatgtggttGTAGTATTTGCTTCAACTACCGCCTTTGGtacctgttccatatacccaccactctttatgTGTAAATAAAaagcccctcacattcctattaaatcttttccaaaaTTTCCCAAATTCATTCGAATTACATTTAGGTCATGAGAAGGGAGATTTTTTGTGGTGCATTGTGCTGGTTGAGCTGTTGGATGATCAAAGTGTAGCTGATCTGACTATAAAAATGGGAAAAAAGCAgagaattaaaataattttaaagataGATTATTTTTAACACAACTATCGGAAAACAATTGAAATGGTTTATATAATGTACAAAAAATTGCTGagtgctgaaattgtcaattctgTGTTGTCAACAGGATCTTGACCATCACTGTTTCTTCCTTAAAAAGTGCATTGGGAAAAGAAATCATCGTTTTTTCTACACTTTACTCTTTTCCTTAACCGTCTATTTTCTTCTCATGTTTTCCTTCTGCACTATCTTTCTAGTGAAAAATCCCAATGCACTATTTCTATCCAAGATCACCACGTATCCTTTTACTGGCATTTGAAAGAAAGTTATGTTGTCTGTAGTTATTAGCACAGTATATCCCACATTGCAAAGTGCTTAATAAATTAGACTCCAGCATTCCAGATGATGAAGCAGTACAGAAGTAGCCTATTGAGCCTAACGTATCAGTGATGGATCCTGCATCATTTCACCCCATAAACACCCAGATTAAAGACAGCCCTCACATGTTAGGTTACAATGCTGGCACCATACAGGGCAaccgcgccaacagcctgtctcgtcttttttttcttttgctaTTTTGGTCTGTGTTTACTTGTGTGTTTTTAGTGACCCTTTAGTTTTTATATTATGTGGGAGTGGGGAAatcttttttatctctttcctcgacgccGTGAGCGTGCGTCGACCAAAGCTCACAGGAATTCTCGGGAAACCGAAGCCGAGGTGCGAGCGTGCGTCGACCAAAGCTCGAGGGCCCGAGTTGAGGCGCGATCGGGCAAATGTCTTCAGTCGACAGGTATCTTGAACaacagggggggaggaggagggaggggtgggaggtgacaTCAATCGCAGTGCGAGCAGACGGCAGGCCAatccattgtcacgtcatcagcGGAAAAAAACAAGCGTTTTTAATGCAAAGTTGGATCGGTTTTGTGAACATTtgaattaataactcaagaaacacagcacaacattttcaggtaaaaatccagggggtaaatctctaccagaatttCTTGGCTGAAGATTCATTAAACAATTTACTTGTCTCTTTTGATGTTGATTGCAAGAAATGATATTTTCCTTAATAATGTTTTGCAGTTTTATTCTTGCTACAATTTCGCTTCTTGCTTCTGTACCGTTATTTTTCTTTTTCGCTTTCCACACTTACCTCATCGCAGCTGGAATGACCACGTATGAGCAGGTAAAAGTAAAGATAACAGTTGTAATTTAATTTTCACTTCATTTAAACACAGAAACAGGGATTTAACCTAGTCTGTGTTTAGGGTTCACAAGAGCCTCTCCCCACCCTTATTTATTCATCCCATGACTCGTGTATTTCTCTGGTTTCCCTTGAAGCTATTCGTGTCATTTGCCTTAATTATTGTTCAAAATACCACCTGCTGTTATGGCAAAGGAGTTTTCTGAATCACCTTTTGGATTTAGTGGTGTGGTGATTCCTTGTCTTGCTACCTGCCATAAAGCACAGGTTAGCCATTTTAAATCAGGTGAGTTGTTGAAGTCATTAACTGCAATGTTACGATGTTCAATTTGGATCTGGGCTGTTTCAATAAATTACCATGTGAGCCTGGGGTATGGGCTGTGGGTTCAGAGTGGGGAAGTAAAGTCCCTACTCCTGCTGGTCCACAGGGAGTGGAGTCGTCACTTGGTGTAAAATCAAAATACTGCAGTGCTGGAACTCTGAAATAACAACTGGAAACACCCactgaatatatttattttatacttTGCTGATAATACCtgattttcactcagagagttgtgcatctgtggttttcatccagagagttgtgaatctgtgggattctctgcatcaggccaattctctggatgctttcaaaagagagttagataaagctgttaaagaaagcggagtcaaggggtatggggagaaggctggaattgggtactgattgtgtggttgatcagccatgatcacagtggatgGTGGCCCTGGCGtgtaggggcaaatggcctactcctgcacctattctctattgtccattgactgaTCAATATGATTTTCTTGCTGACAGATTTTGAGGACATATAAAAGCGACAAGAATCCTTTTCACAAAGGATGTTGGAGAAACTTTACTGCCCTGTTGTTCGGTAACCAGCTATCGAGGTAAGATCGCCTTGTAAAAATAATTTGAGACAACGTAATCTATTGGCCAATCTATTATTTAAATACAGTATGATATTAAAACACTATGAGATAAACCATTTCACCAGTGATGGAAATATACACAATCTATAATATAGATATAGCAATACAATATAATATAGCAATCACCGTTAAATAATCTTAAATAATCCTGATAAATTTAGATTGAAGCTTTGCAGACTGATAACACTTCTTTTACTTTCCAGTTccaatgaagggtctttgacctaaaATCTCAACTCTATTTCTCTTCCTACAGATGTAGCCTGAtcggctgagtatttccagcattttctggttttattgtgGCATGAACCTCCTTGAGGGAGGATTTCTACTGCCTGCCATCAGGCCGCAGCAAATTCACATCCTGAAGTGTCCCAGCAATGTACACTGCCGTGTGAGGATCTTTACCAGATGAACTGCGATGGTTCAAGATGATAGTCCTCCATCgctttctcaagggcaattgaAAATAGGCAATAAATGCAGATCCTATTAGGGACACTCGCActaaaaaatatattgatttcctttagccagagggcggtgaatctgtggaattcattgctacagatcgCTGAGGAAGGCAAGACattaagtatttttaaagcagagatttataGGTTTTTAATTAGTAACGGTTTCAAAggttgggggagaaggcagagtgGGTTTGAGAAAGATAAacagatcagttatgattgaatgatggagttaacttgatgggccgaatggtctatttctgctcctatgtgtTATGGTCTTATAGACTTCTTATGGTTCCAGCTGCATTGTAAGTCTGAACATCAGCATTACTAATTTAgttcactttgttttattttagttgtaAAACAGTGACTGAAGTCACTGAAGTCACTGTGATCCCAGGTCATCTGGTGGAATGTCCATCCGTCAGTTCAAAGTGTGCAGACACCACATCTACGACTTTTATATCCATCCTATCTCGTTCCAATGCTGTTGTTCCACTACCTGTCACTTTTGTTCCTACTTTGCCCAACCGCCCTCAAAGTGCCCCCTTGCCCACTTTCTCTTACCTTAATGAAAACTCTGGTGCTCCATTTCAAACTCTTTCCTCTCAACTGGTCTATTTACCTGTTACCACATTATCTACCCATTCCCCTGACAATACTCACGCCAGCTCCCTCTCCTTATAAATGTCCTGCCTAAATCTTAACTTCCACTGCTCGGATCAACAGAACTGGAACGAATATAACAAACTATTTTCCTTGCTACCTTCTCACTAcccacttcctctctctctccccccccccccccccccccccccccccccccccccccccccccccccccccccccccccccccccccccttctatttGGACTGATGGAGGTGCATTCCAATGCCTGTGACCTGTGCAGCTAAAGGCGTGGTTGCCAATGAAGGAACAACTGCAGTACTGAGACGGTAAGTACATTTAAATAATTGCAAGGAGAGAGCTGATTGACCATTCTGATCATTTTCTTCAAGAATTGTCAGCCATTGTTACAGGGATTGTCTTTTGTAGGCTCCAACACAAATGTGACATTTGGGCAAAATGATTCTCCATCAACGTGGATCAAGAAGTTAGCAATTCACAAACGTCTGTGAGGACAGGAAGAGGCGTAGAGGTAACATTCTACAAATGTGACTTATTGGTGAGTTGCAGTTTCTACTTGTTCTGtattggtatttgtttattattagtgtgtaccaagatagagtgaaaaatgttgttcacATACTATCCAGATAAATCATACCAAATACGAGTACATCAGGTGGAGCAAAATGGAAAAAGGGAACAGATTGATTAAAAACACAATCACAACAGCCAAAATTCCAGCAGCCTCCCAGTTTTCTTCCTTTTTAATCTCTGGTCTATGACTGATTTAGACTTGTTTATTTGACCATCCCGGGCAATAAGGCCAGTTTCGACACCATTAACTTTCCCCCAGAGTCCCCCACAAACAGTTTCTTGCTTAAAATTGTGTGGGCTATCTGTTAAACTTCTACTTTACAAGGTTGCTTCTTGATAATAAATTATTTGATCTATCTATCACATCATGTTTGGTGTTGAGCTTGGATAGGATAATGGTATtaaagagctgtagtctatgaatagaagtctgacgtaggtgtctcacttatccaggtgttccagggatgagtgtagcatcagggagatggcatcagccatggacctgttgcagcagtaggcgaactgcagtgggtcaatgcTGATTGGTAGACTGGATGCATTCCAGAGCCAGCCTCCAAAagcatggatggatggatgtctGCTGTACGGTGgtcattaaggcatgagatcttgcttttctttgtcattgggatgatagtggtcttcctgaagcaggtgggaacgcaGTAGGGAGAGATGAAAGAAATCCAAGAATACTCCCAAATATGGTCCACGCAGTTTCTAAGGATACAGCCAGTTGCtttcaccctcaggaaggccaATCTAACTTCAACAACATTGACCATGGGAAGAGGCATAGTTGAGTCTGATTGGATAGATGTCATCACTCATCACCCTGTTGACCTTCTGCTCAAAGGGAGCATAGAAAACATTATATTCATCAGGTGGGGCCGCAGTAtcaccagtgatgttgcctgatgtAACTCTGTAGCTAGTTTCGGTATTCTGACCTTGCCACATTCTGCAGGTATCTGAATTATTATATTGGGACTCAAGTTTGTCCTGGTATTGTCTCTTGACATCCTTGATGACTTAGTGAAAATTATATCGAGCTTTCTTGTACTGCTCAGGATTGCTTGACTTGTCAGCAATGGACCTGGCTTCGACTGTGAATGCATCTCATGGCTCGTCCATGGTTTCCAGTTGGGGAACACTCAGATTGTCTTTGTCGGCACACACTCCTCTACACACTTGCAGATGAAGTCCATCATGGTAGTGGTATACTAATTCAGGTTGTCTGCAGAATCCCTGAAGATGGAATAGTCTACTGACTCAAAGCAGTTGCCTAGGATGTCATCTGTGTCCGCCGACAAGCATTGAACAACTCACTGCACCGGATCCTCCTCTTTTGGTTTTTGTTTGTAGGCAGGGAGTGGAAGCACGGCCAGGTGATAAGATTTCATGAAATGTGGCCGCCGAACAGAGCGGTAAATTTCTCTTATTGATGTGTAGCTGTGATGTGAAGATGTTCTAGCCCTGGTGGAAGAGACATGCTAATAGTACTTTAGTAGTACACCCCTGAGGTTAGCTTGATTGAAGTCGCTGGCTACAATGACTAGGCCTTCGGGATGTTTTGTctcatccgattcagattcagattcaactttaattgtcattgtcagtgtatagtacagagacaacaaaatgcatttatcatctccctggaagagcgacatagcatatgatttgaataaatatttacattagcatatatacagacatagtgtttttcctgtgggaggagtgtccgggtggggggggggggggggggggggggggggtgattggcagtcaccgaggtacgttgttgagtagagtgacagccgccgggaagaagctgttcctggacctgctggagcagacaacgcttgctttggacagactcaatggaggggagcgattcggcccttcgagccagcaccgccattcaatatgatcatggctgatcatctaaaatcagtaccccgttcctgctttctttccatatcccttgattccattagcccgaagagctaggtagacacaacatgctggagtgactcagtgggacaggcagcacctttggagagaaggaattccttctcaccatagatgctgccagtgccactgagttactccagcatgttgtgtctcccttcaatttaaaccagcatctgcagttctttcctagccgtaagagctatatttaactccctcttgaatatatccagtgaattggcctccactgccttctgtggcagagaattccacagattcacaactttctgggtgaaaaagtttttcctcatctcagttctaaatggactACCACTTAGTCTCACACTGTGACACCTGtcactggactccctcaacatcgggaacatttttccaccaTCTAGCCTTTTTATAATcacggcctgttccctttatcattgttatttttttgcatatcttgcattcatttgttctatatcttcctctatcaccatctatatctctcgtttccctttcatagaaacatagaaaataggtgcaggagtaggccattcggcccttcgagcctgcaccgccattcgatatgatcatggctgatcatccaactcagtatcccatccctgccttttctccataccccctgacccctttagccacaagggccacatctaactccctcttaaatatagccaatgaacttgcctcaactaccttctgtggcagagaattccacagattcaccactctctatgtaaaaaatgatcttctcatctcggtcctaaaagacttccctcttatcgttaaactgtgacccataattctggacctccccaatatcgggaacaatcttcctgcatctagcctgtccaaccccttaagaattttgtaagtttctataagatccccccttaaccttctgaattctagtgagtacaagccgagtctatccagtctttcttcatatgaaagtcctgccatcccaggaatcagtctggtgaaccttctctctactccctctattcccctgactctcagtgtgaagaagagtctcgacccgaaacgtcacctattccttctctccagagaagctgtctgacccgcgtaatttctccagctttatgtTCTCAAATATCTTCATTGTGTGAAGTTGTTTTAAATAACATCGAACATTGTTCTTAAGTCCATCTGAATGCTTTTATTTTTAAGCAGTTTGGATAACAGTGAGACCCTTGGGTTTAACAAACCCACTCCCCCTATGATGTGACACAAACCTCAGGAAAATCCAACTGTGATAAATCCAAAGTAACAGGCAGTTATTTGGGATATGAAACTGGATCcaatcccttaagggcctgtcccacctgggcatcatttgcacgtcacgcaggtgaaaggaacaggtgtcctaaactttctgaggcacaactttcatcattgttcaacttctgtcaaggagaagctatacttcaccctcgttagacctcatttggactacgcagttgcagcatgggacccatacacaaatacaaacatttcatccatcgaacgtgtccaaagacaggcagctcgatttgttactaacaccgatgagagagaagcgagtgtcaccaaacttctgaattctctggggtggaaccctctccaagacagacgtgaagctcaccgtttgacctgtttttacaaaatgttaaatggtcagctcgacatagactacaagacctacaccaaacccaaaccaattaggagcagacgagggcattcgatccaatttgtgatcccagctacaaagacagatgtgtacagcaattcgttcttcccccgcacaattaaagcatggaataatctccacccaactatagttacccaaccagatgcaactacatttaaagtagctctttcttcccaataaccctttctggcttaatccctcccttcaccacctccagtttaactggcaatcaccgaggtacagagttaagtaatgtaacagccgcagggaagaagctgttcctggacctgctggtccggcaacggagagacctgtagcgcctcccggatgggaggagggtaaacagactgtggctggggtgagagcagtccttgacgatgctgagcgcccttcgcagacatcgcttgctttggacagactcaatggaggggagtgaggaaccggtgatgcgttgggcaattttcac
It contains:
- the LOC129715935 gene encoding palmitoyltransferase ZDHHC8-like, whose product is MRTVAMQRQLEYTRCTADSVDVSGVLDAPEVMINGTIFTSKWCHICKIYRPPRCRHCYSCDVCIEDLDHHCFFLKKCIGKRNHRFFYTLLFSLTVYFLLMFSFCTIFLVKNPNALFLSKITTFILATISLLASVPLFFFFAFHTYLIAAGMTTYEQILRTYKSDKNPFHKGCWRNFTALLFGNQLSSCKTVTEVTEVTVIPGHLVECPSVSSKCADTTSTTFISILSRSNAVVPLPVTFVPTLPNRPQSAPLPTFSYLNENSGAPFQTLSSQLVYLPVTTLSTHSPDNTHASSLSL